The nucleotide window GTCCTCGCGGAGCGGACGAAGGGCCGAAGCCGGTCGGTCGGCACGAAGGAGTGGCATCGCGACTGGCGCAACTTCCGCGCCGTCGTCCTTGTGAGCGACCGGACCCGGCCGTGCCCGAACCACGACCTCGCGGCGCCGATCCTCGCGGAACTCGAGCGCGCCGGCATCCCCGCCGAGAGCATCACCCTCCTGATCGGGACGGGCCTGCACGGCCCGGTCGTCGGCGACGAGACGTGCCGACTCCTCGGCGCCGACATCGTTGCGAGGTACCGCGTGGTGAATCATTTCAGCCGGCGGTCGGTCGCGCTCCGGCGCCTGGGCGAGACGGCCGCCGGCACGCCGGTCGTCCTGGCGAGCGAATGGGTCCAGGCCGACGTGCGGATCGCGACCGGCGTCATCGAGCCTCACCTCATGGCCGGTTTCTCCGGAGGCCGAAAGGCCATCTGCCCCGGCATCGCGGGCGACGAGACGGTCCGGGCCTGGCACGCGCCGAAGTTTCTCGAGCACCCGCGCGCCCTGCCGGGCTGTCTGGAAGGCAACCCGGAGCACGAGGAAGCGCTGGCCGTCGCCGCCTTCGCCCCGCCTCACTTCACGGTCAATGTGACGGTGGACCGGCAGGTCCGGCCGACGGGCGTCTTCGCGGGCGCCGACCTGGAGACGGTCCACGCGGTGGGCGTGGCGTTCCTCCGCAAACACGCCGCGCGCCCCGTCCCCGAGCCGTGCGACATCCTCGTCACGACGAACGGCGGCTGGCCGCTCGACCACACCTTCTACCAGTGCCAAAAAGGCCTCCTGACGGGCCTCGGAATTCTGAAGCGCGGCGGGACGTTTCTCTTCGCGGCCGCGTGCGAAGAAGGCATCGGCGGCAGCGAGTTTACGGACCTCGTGATGCGGGGCCTCGGGCACGAGGCGTTCCTGGCGGAGGTGACGGCCGAGGGGGCCCCCGTCGTGAAGGACCAGTGGGCCCTGGAGAACCT belongs to Planctomycetota bacterium and includes:
- the larA gene encoding nickel-dependent lactate racemase; the protein is MRIQLAYGRDGASIDVPDENLVAVVEPDWPAALEPAEAAVAKALRAPVAGPSLAEVLAERTKGRSRSVGTKEWHRDWRNFRAVVLVSDRTRPCPNHDLAAPILAELERAGIPAESITLLIGTGLHGPVVGDETCRLLGADIVARYRVVNHFSRRSVALRRLGETAAGTPVVLASEWVQADVRIATGVIEPHLMAGFSGGRKAICPGIAGDETVRAWHAPKFLEHPRALPGCLEGNPEHEEALAVAAFAPPHFTVNVTVDRQVRPTGVFAGADLETVHAVGVAFLRKHAARPVPEPCDILVTTNGGWPLDHTFYQCQKGLLTGLGILKRGGTFLFAAACEEGIGGSEFTDLVMRGLGHEAFLAEVTAEGAPVVKDQWALENL